From the genome of Aspergillus fumigatus Af293 chromosome 1, whole genome shotgun sequence, one region includes:
- a CDS encoding 2-isopropylmalate synthase, with product MPMLKDPSKKYKPFKPLHLPNRQWPDKVIDKPPRWLATDLRDGNQSLPDPMDGDQKFRFFKMLVDIGYKEIEVSFPSASQTDFDFTRRLVETPGVVPDDVWLQVLSPCREELIRRTVDSLKGAKKAILHIYLATSPCFRRIVFGTTREQSLEIAVRCTKYARSITKDDPEMAGTQWQFEFSPETFSDTEPEFAVQICEAVKAAWGPTEESPIIFNLPATVEMTTPNVFADQVEYFCRNMTEREKFVVSVHPHNDRGCAVAAAELAQMAGAQRVEGTLFGNGERTGNVDLVTLALNLYTQGVSPQVDFSDINSVIKVVEESNKIPVNERWPYGGQLVVCAFSGSHQDAIKKGFKLRESANATDDDEWVIPYLPLDPQDIGRNYEAVIRVNSQSGKGGAAWVILRSLELDLPRALQVEFSKIVQKKTEAVNRELRPKEIVELFEEAYHLKSNPRFNLVDYNITTDRSQSPAPPEPGKALNTKNLKRRFTGIIEIDNIQHAITGVGPGAISSLANALSTLGIDLDVIDYKEHSIGLGRDVKAATYLQCTAAGSKEQVWGVGIHQDVVQASLIALLSAASSFLTSRAGSPAPFRPQRSNTLTDEDLQALEQLGSSNAAAITASKLTTNDSAKPKVDLDALTAQANSQ from the exons CCCGATAAGGTTATCGACAAGCCGCCTCGCTGGCTGGCTACTGATCTGAGAGATGGCAACCAGAGTCTGCCTGATCCGATG GATGGTGATCAGAAGTTCCGGTTCTTTAAGATGCTCGTCGACATCGGTTACAAGGAAATCGAAGTATCATTCCCCTCGGCATCGCAAACGGACTTCGACTTCACTCGACGTCTGGTAGAGACACCTGGTGTCGTTCCCGACGATGTCTGGCTCCAGGTCCTGTCACCTTGCAGAGAAGAACTCATCCGTCGCACTGTCGATTCCCTCAAAGGCGCAAAGAAGGCTATCCTCCACATCTACCTGGCTACCAGCCCGTGTTTCCGCCGAATAGTTTTCGGAACCACCCGCGAACAGAGTCTTGAGATTGCCGTAAGATGCACCAAGTACGCCCGCTCGATAACCAAGGACGATCCAGAGATGGCTGGTACCCAGTGGCAGTTCGAGTTTTCTCCCGAAACCTTCTCCGACACCGAGCCTGAGTTCGCAGTCCAGATTTGCGAGGCCGTCAAGGCTGCTTGGGGCCCTACCGAAGAAAGCCCCATAATATTCAATCTGCCAGCAACAGTGGAGATGACAACGCCAAACGTATTTGCAGACCAGGTTGAGTATTTCTGCCGGAACATGAcggagagagagaagttTGTCGTCTCTGTCCATCCCCACAACGACCGTGGCTGTGCTGTTGCCGCCGCCGAGCTGGCTCAGATGGCTGGTGCTCAGCGTGTCGAAGGAACTCTTTTCGGAAATGGTGAGAGAACTGGTAATGTCGATCTGGTCACTCTTGCCCTCAATCTTTACACACAGGGTGTCAGCCCTCAAGTTGACTTCTCGGATATCAACTCGGTTATcaaggtggtggaagagagcAACAAGATTCCTGTGAATGAAAGATGGCCCTACGGTGGTCAGCTGGTTGTCTGCGCGTTCAGCGGCAGTCACCAAGACGCTATCAAGAAGGGATTCAAGCTGCGCGAAAGTGCCAACgccaccgacgacgacgaatGGGTCATCCCATACCTCCCTCTGGATCCTCAGGACATTGGGCGGAACTACGAGGCTGTCATCCGTGTCAACTCCCAGAGCGGCAAGGGTGGTGCCGCCTGGGTCATCCTGCGCAGTCTGGAGCTGGATCTCCCGCGCGCTCTGCAGGTCGAGTTCAGCAAGATCGTTCAGAAGAAGACCGAAGCCGTGAACCGGGAGCTGCGGCCCAAGGAAATCgtcgagctcttcgaggaggcgTACCACCTCAAGTCGAACCCTCGCTTCAACTTGGTCGACTACAACATTACAACCGACCGGTCACAGTCACCGGCGCCCCCGGAGCCGGGCAAGGCCCTCAACACCAAGAATCTCAAGCGTCGCTTCACCGGTATCATCGAAATCGACAACATTCAACACGCTATCACTGGCGTTGGCCCCGGTGCCATCTCATCTCTGGCGAATGCTCTGTCGACTCTAGGTATCGATCTCGATGTCATCGATTACAAGGAACACTCGATCGGTCTCGGTCGAGATGTGAAAGCCGCCACGTATCTCCAGTGCACTGCAGCCGGCAGCAAAGAACAAGTCTGGGGTGTTGGTATTCACCAGGACGTGGTACAAGCCAGTTTGATCGCCCTCCTCAGCGCTGCGTCCTCG TTCCTGACAAGCCGTGCCGGCTCCCCCGCTCCATTCCGCCCTCAACGCTCCAACACGCTCACAGACGAAGATCTGCAAGCCCTCGAGCAGCTCGGCAGCTCCAATGCCGCCGCCATCACAGCCTCGAAGCTCACAACCAACGACAGTGCCAAGCCAAAAGTTGATCTGGACGCGCTGACCGCCCAGGCGAACAGCCAGTAA